A window from Culex pipiens pallens isolate TS chromosome 3, TS_CPP_V2, whole genome shotgun sequence encodes these proteins:
- the LOC120430772 gene encoding uncharacterized protein LOC120430772: MTCRPLSTLIQVLLGLLIATGVASQAPASEFTFGTYLPTLTPCYSTNVNKKIVTLGPVSEIVGFTPMSNVRYIRVWSDNLLPFYATFLSVLPVRIQLSSIFGGKLNANVQIYCV, translated from the exons ATGACCTGCCGACCGCTTTCGACGTTGATTCAGGTTCTCCTGGGACTGCTGATCGCCACCGGAGTGGCCTCCCAGGCTCCCGCCAGCGAGTTCACGTTCGGGACGTATCTGCCTACGCTGACACCGTGCTACAGTACGAatgtcaacaaaaaaatcgtcaCCCTGGGTCCCGTTTCCGAGATTGTGGGATTTACACCGATG AGTAATGTACGATACATCCGAGTTTGGTCAGACAATTTGCTGCCATTTTACGCGACGTTTCTTTCCGTTTTACCTGTTCGAATTCAGCTTTCATCAATTTTCGGAGGAAAACTCAACGcaaatgttcaaatttattgTGTGTGA
- the LOC128093492 gene encoding uncharacterized protein LOC128093492: MNRTTVLLLLILAGAFFTGSEAQITSNFFPASEYTFGTYTPVLTPCFSNNVNRYAFSLFPIMQTFMFTPATVIRYIRVWSDNLVPFYANVLTGGVGTAVATAVQVSSVHGGRLQVNIQAYCV; this comes from the exons ATGAACCGCACCACCGTACTACTGCTGCTGATCCTGGCTGGGGCGTTCTTCACGGGTTCGGAGGCGCAAATCACCAGCAACTTCTTCCCGGCCAGCGAGTACACCTTCGGAACCTACACCCCGGTGTTGACGCCGTGCTTCAGCAATAACGTCAACCGATATGCGTTTAGTTTGTTCCCGATAATGCAAACCTTTATGTTTACCCCG GCCACCGTCATACGTTACATCCGAGTTTGGTCAGACAACCTGGTGCCGTTCTACGCCAACGTACTGACCGGGGGAGTTGGCACTGCCGTGGCCACCGCCGTTCAAGTTTCGTCCGTGCACGGCGGAAGGTTGCAAGTCAATATACAGGCGTACTGTGTGTAA
- the LOC120430771 gene encoding uncharacterized protein LOC120430771, with translation MRIIMATNKVRGQLFGLLVLALLALRTRDVNGQASSYANEVILGGITAATNTLCWTESVNVRTFFRVPARALTFTSATAVTYIHCWNNLPLHPFTASIVAGGIGNAGANTIALSGVTGKLVATCEAYCVMIG, from the exons ATGCGGATCATCATGGCCACCAACAAGGTGAGGGGTCAGCTCTTCGGATTACTTGTGCTAGCACTGTTAGCGCTACGGACTAGGGACGTCAACGGGCAGGCCAGTTCCTACGCGAATGAGGTCATCCTCGGTGGAATCACCGCAGCCACCAACACGCTCTGCTGGACGGAGTCGGTCAACGTGCGGACCTTTTTCCGGGTGCCGGCACGGGCACTGACCTTCACATCGGCG ACGGCCGTGACCTACATCCACTGCTGGAACAATCTGCCGCTGCATCCGTTTACGGCCAGCATCGTGGCTGGTGGAATTGGAAATGCCGGAGCCAACACCATTGCACTGTCCGGCGTCACCGGCAAGCTGGTGGCCACCTGCGAGGCTTACTGTGTCATGATTGGATGA